The genomic interval ACACACCATGGCCGGTCCTTCTGGGGTGATTCAGAAAGGCATTGCCATCCAAACATTCCATCCTTGTCTCCTTGGTATGATTCTACACTCCTTGAAGGAGTTGTGGTTTTCTCTCAGTGGGGCCCTAGAAGATGCTCCCTAAAAACGAACATGGTGACCCTTGTTCTCTCaaatttagtaaaatttaaaTCTTAAGGGATACTTCTTACCTAGTAATGCCCTTGCCTACACCACACAGCCCACATGTGTGATATGTACACCACAAAGAATGCACCCCAACCTCCCCAAACACATTTTCTCCATGTGCAACCCTCAAAACCTCTTTAAAATCAAAGGTCATACTTCATCCAGGCGTGATGGcacatgcttgtgatcccagaTATGTGGGCggcctaggtaggaggatcacagtctgaaatggtcctgggcaaaaactcaagactctatctgaaaaataattaaagcaaaaccgGGCTGGAAGTgaggttcaagtggcagagtgcagtGCCTGCCCTAGCAagagcaatgccctgagttcaaaccccagtatcacaaatcAGACTTTTATAGGAGTCCTAATGTCATAACTTTTCTTAGATGTTTTATTGTAATTATGCTGGTCTGTGGTCTCTTTCCCactagtttagttttttttttttttttttttggtggtattggggtttgaactctgggcttcatgcttgctaggcaggcactccaccactgaagCCACTTCgccacccttttttgtgttagatatttttcagatagagtcttacgaactatttgcctgggctggcctcaaaccctgatcctcctgatctcttcctcccaagtagctaggattacaggcatgagccatcagcacccagtcAGAACTGTCTTCTttcacagtaggtgctcaataaatgcttattgcaGGGAGGAGTGAATCAGTGCAAACCACGCAAGTAGGTACTTGCAAGATGTGACTGTGGCATTAGGATTGAGCGGGCAACCAGTGGACGTGTGGGATCCCACCGGGAACCCAGGAGGGCCCGGCTGTGCCTCGGGACTTGTACATCTAGCAGGGCGTGAGCTGCAGTACAGTAGGAAGCTGAGGGAAGCTGTGTGAGGAGCCAGAAGCGCCAAGGAGGAGCCCGAGGGCAGAGGCCCCCAGCAGGGAGTGTAACCACCAGCTGAGCCTTCCAGAGGGCTCTGGTACCCTCCTCTGCTCTGGACTCCACGCCTGCCCCTCCGCTGCCACTGCGCACTCCAAGGAGACCAGTGAGCCTTTGACTTCATAGATTCTATCTATGTACTATGAGGACAAGCACAACTCCAGGCACCACCATGGCCCCCCTACTCCCACTCTCCAATATAGAAGCCGCTGGACGTGGTCTCAGCCTGCGGCCTCCGCCGCCCCATCACCGGCCCCTGCCTCGTCCAGCTCGCTGTTCTGGAGTCTGCGCAAAATGCGGGTGAGGTCGAGGCTTCGTGTCAGCGTGTCCAGAAGCATCTGGTCCTTTTGGACACCCTCCATGAACTCCTCTAGAGAGAGCTCCCCTGGGGTAGAAAGAAGAATTCAAAGGAGAGGATGTCTACCTCTGCAGAGCCCAGAGCTGGATTCCTACAAGGGCCCGAGACAGAGAAAACAATGCGGAAAATGGCCTCGGAAAGCAGGCAGAAGGATCCAGAGCCCAAAGTGTGGTCCAGGGACCCCTAGAAGCCAGTGCTACAGCTGGGGCAGAGGCGCTGGGGGAGGTGACCAGCAAAGGGCCTTTGTGCCTCTTCCTCTCGCCTGATGATGTCCCATGCCTGCTGACCCCTACCCTGGGAGCCCCTCCTTGCCCGCCTCACCATCTCCATTGATGTCGATCTTGGCGAACACGGTGTCTGTGAACTCCTCTGCACTCATGCTAGGATTGCTCCAGGGGTTAATGGTTCGAATGGCCTggaagaaagaagaggcagaAGTGAGGAGACTTCCACCTCCACGGTGGAAGTGGGGGCAGTGAGAGCTTATCTGGCTCCCAAGAGCACTGAGGAGTGGAGGCCATAGTGCCTGGGGCCTTGGGCAGAGCTTGGACTTAAGAGTCAAGCTTCTACAGTCACATGGtgccaatgaggaaactgagacccacaAAGGGATGGTGACATGGCCCCGATCATACAGTTGGTGAGGGTCAGCGCTATCACCTGGACCCTCAGTCCCAACTACTGAGATTGCAGTTCCTACTTTGGGGCTCTCCGCTCCGGGTACCTCCCGCAGCCGCTGGCCCTCTGCTCCTGGAGTTACCCGGATGATGGTGAGCAGCTCCTCCCGGTCAATGCAGCCATTGCCGTCAACGTCGTAGAGCTTGAAGTACCAGCGCAGCTTCTGTTCCACCTTCCCTTTGAGGACAAGGCTGAGTGCAGCAACGTACTCCATGAAGTCAATGTAGCCGTCCTGGGTGAGGAGCAATGGTGCAGCTACCTGAGCCCACCTGGGCCTCAGCCACCTGTCCTGCAGGCCCCACCCAGCTCAGCCCCAGGCCCTGTCCCTAGAACCAAAGGAGTCCAAGGGATGCTGAGGGGAGGTAGGGACTCTGGGAGTACACTCAGAAAGGTCAGCTCTGTCCCTGCCTTGGTCTTCTTCCTTGGTGCACCCCCCCCTCCATAACCCACCCCTTCCAACACCCACTGGGGTGTGAATCGCTGACTCTTCCCAGGCATTTTGGTTTTAGCTGTCACTTGCTGCTTTCCTGAGGTTGTCAAACATGAGCCCTTCACGTTGGGGCCGTGGGAGATCACAGCCCAAGAATGGAAGCATGGTTTGGATGAGCTCTTGGCAGTTTCTGACCTGGCAGGCAAgaggagctggggtgggggcaggaggcaaATACAGAGGCAAGGAGCCTTTCCCCGCTCTCTTCTGCCTTGAACCTGACAGAGCAGCTGCTATGAGCTGTGCCAGACGGACCCAGAGCTCGGTAAAATAGACACCCCGTCCTGATGAGAGTGCAGTGCTGGCGGCGTTGGTGCGGCGTTGGTGCTTACAATCCTGGCTCCCCCCACTCCAAGAACACCTCCCTCAATTTCCTCATCGGCAGTAACTGTAGTAGTAACTACTCCTAGGGGATTGCTGTGGAATTAGAGTTCACGTACGGGAGGCACGGATGAGCTCTCGATAAAGGGGTCCCCGTCGGTACGATGAGATGAGATAGCCATGCGGTCATGACGTGTGTTCACACAATCAAATCACCCTAACTCTGCTAGCGCAGGACAGGAGAAGGGCTTAAGGAGGTCTCCTAGGGAAGTGATGCCCCCCAAGTCTTAGAGAGGTTGGGGAGCACATGTTCGTGGGCACACAAGACTACAATTATTACTCTTATTATTGGCGATACTGGatattgaactcagtgcctcaggcTTACTAGGTAAGTATTCTAACACTTGATCCACACACCCAGgctttttacttttggtttgcttttcaaataaggtcttgtgaTCACTTTGTCCCATCAGGCCTTAAACAGTGACCTCCAACCTCCAcatcccaagtaactgggaccacaggcatccAGAAGACATTCTTACAGGACATTTCTTGCCTGACCCTGCCATACTGCCTCTGCTCTCAGCCCCCAAATCAAATGAGGCTGGGAACAAGAAGTCTATGTGTTGCAGAGAGGCTAAGCACTGTGAGGAAGAGAGCGCTGGACTCAGTGAACTTGGACTTCAGAACTTGTTCCTCTACTTACAAGCAGGACTCCAGAACAGGAGGTTACCAAGAGGCAGATTTGGGGTCACTGAAAGAATTCTCTAACAGGCAGAGTCCCTGAAAGCATACAAGTGGAGGCTGtcagggaaggggcagggtggCCTCTGAGCTGTCCTGGTCTGTGCTGGCCTTTGACTTTGAACAAGGTCCTAACTACTCAGCTCCACAGTGGGTACAGGGGTCACAGTGAGCATTTCATGGTGCTCTCCCATGTTCACCTTAGCTCCTTCTGTCTTTGCCCAATCCACCTCCCAGTCTTGTCATCAGAATGGAGCAGGCCCTACTCAATAATGCTTGGGCAGCATAAAAAAAATGGCCAAGGACATTTTCCTAGGGGAAGGGAACATGGGGCAAGGGGACTTTTGCTTCTCACATTTATCTTTCTGTATTACTGGAAATTTTTACGATGGGTTCTATTactttcacaatttaaaaaaatactggctAGAAAGAGGCAATGGAAAAGACCTGGGTTTTTGTACCAATGGTTTCTGTAGTACTTTCTGTGGCTTTTCTGTGCTGACTTTTTTCACCTTGCTCACTTGACCCCTCAGACACCCTCCCAGGAGGTAGGGACTTTTGTCCCCGTTTTAGACAAGAAAGCTGAAGTTGAGAGAGgtcaggtcacacagctaattgAATGACAAAGCCTAACCTAGAAACCAGGTCTTCTAAACACTACACTAGTGCTCAGATACTGGCCAGGAGGTTGAGGTTGATTTGTGTGCACCTGTGTGATTGCCTGGCACAGCCACGCCCAGGCAAGATTTGCAGTGAGCTAGACCTACGCTTTACCCTGGCCACCTCCCTGCTCCTGCTGGTGCCCCACAACCTGCAGCACCCCGAGATCCAGCTGTCTCTCACTTGGGGACTGCAAGAACTCTAAGGGTCCACATAGTCAAAACTTCAGTTTTGTGGCCAAATCTGGCATTTGTCTTTTTAGCattgtaattctctttgttttacggtgctggggatagaacccaggcctctcatacatgctaggcaagcgttctaccacttgagctacacgcaacaattcttaaataaatgaatgcgATGTGTTTTAATCAAACTTCATTTACAAAAATTGGCTGTTGGGCTGTCTTTTAACATCCCTGTTTTAAATTCTCTCTGCTTTGAAAGTTCCCAGTGCCGTGTCCCACTCCAGGCCATTCTGCTAAAACTGTTCCATGTTGGAATCATTGGTTAAGATAGCATGTCAGTCAAGTGTGACTTGACTGAATATCAGGGTGTGGGGAAGACACACTGAATATTACAAAGATACTcataggtatttttgtttgtttgtttatttgtttagggtttttttgaggctgggtctctctctgtagcccaggctgtccttgaactcacagtcctcctgcctcagcctcccaatgctgggattacaggagtgcacatCACACCCATGTATCCTCTTCATTTTAATAGTTACTTATTTAAATCAATGTGTGTTATAAAATACTTAAGTAACCCATTTAAACTCATGATCTCTCAAATTCATCTACTCGACAACCAATACTTCTGAAACACCAactgtgttccaggcactgtCCTAGGAGAGGGAACAGAGCGGTAAAGAAGCCAGAAAACCCTGCCTTCATGGAGCTCACATGCCAGCAGGGGGAGGCAGATAATAACCATAGTGGCTAAGTGTTATTTAATATATGGTATCAGAAGgtgagaagtaaaaataaatacgtggatggatagatagataggatagatgatagaaagatagatagatagatagatagatagatagatagatagatagataatagatagatgatagattttttttaaaaaagtactggGGTGAGGGACAGGAGGATTGGGGACTAGCAAATGCTGGGCTGGGGGCCAGAACTAGTTTTAAATGAAGGAGATCACACCTTTGAGCTGAGACTTCCAGCAGGGGAAGGTGTGAGCCAAGCAGGTTCTAAGGGAAGAGGTCCCAGAATCAGTTGGATGTCGGAGGCAGAATGGAGGAGGCCAGATTGGCGTGAAGAAGTTGATTTACTTTTTGGGACAATACAGGTGGGGCTTGCACGTGACAAAAATCGAAGAGATGCCATAGAAATGACTCAGGTAAGGTGAATGCAGGACTCACGGACTGCCCTTCCCTGAATGCGACTTCAGGAGTTCTATAGACAGAGACGAGAGTTTGGTGCATTGGATGAGGTAGAGGGCTCAACCATGGACTCCACCCTGCCTCCTGTCTGGAGGAATCACTTTTTTCCTCTGGGACTctgggaggagggcagggtggcGGCTCCATCCCCCCTAGTCTCCATACCATGGACTCTGGTACCCTGCTCCCCGTGTCTCCATCACAAGAGCCTCAGTCGCCAGGACACTGCCCTTGAGGCTGGCGCTCAAAGCCCATAATCCGCTTTGGCGCCTTAACCCCATATTGGTGGGTTTTAAATAGCCATGGGGATCCCAGTGTTCCCTGGCCACACACCACCCTTGTGGTGGTGTTTAGACCGTCGGGGGGGAGGGGAGCCTCTCCCTGCCATCACCTTCCAAGTGAGAGGCGCTGGAGTGCAAATCAGTAGAGGGTGCCGGCAGTGCAGGGGAATGAGGGGGAGGATAGAGTTTGTGAGTTCAGATCCCTTCCTCCACCCATCTAACTAAATTGTTCCAAATAAATGGAAGACTGAAACCAAGACACCTTAACCAATACTCCCAACCTCAGGGGCAGGACCAGTGGACTAAACCAAGGCTGAGGGGGCTACAGTGGGGTCAGGTGGCCCAACTGATGAAAGCTGGGGCCCCAAACTCCCCTCTCCTGTCCATCTAGCATCTCAGGAAGTCTTCACCCAATCATCACCGCAGTCACTCAAGGAGACATGAGACTTGATCTCCACGGGGACCTTCAGACTCACTTGACAAAAGGCGAGCTGAGGTCACTGGGTTCTTGGGAGTGGAGAGTACCCTGGTCTCAGTGACCAGGAGCCCTGTCCACGGAGCACTCGGGTGACCGGGGTAAGTTGGTCCTTCCTGGCCTGGCCGTCTGCGGTCTGTCCCTTCCTTGCACATCCCCCGACTCCCAGAATCCAGGGTCTTTGCACAGGCGTCCACCCAGCACCAGCATCCCTGTGCTCAGAGACACCCTGGACAGAGCACTCATACTTGTCCTGTGCAGCGTGTGGACAGGTGGAGGAAGCTACTGGATTCAGTCTGTGACTCCATCCACCTGCGgacctctctgtctccctccccagGAACAGGGTCTGAGCCCCAGGGCCTAGTGCAAAGTAGTCACTCAACAAACTCTGGATACATTGAATCCTGAATGTCAAAGTCAATTCCCAAATGAGCAACCTACCATATACGTGGAGCAACTTTTCCGGCGGATACCTCTGTTCTCCTCTCTGCTCCTTTTCGTTCCAGGCTACTCAGGTTTCCAGAAGCATCCCCTGGAGACCCCACTCCCATTCCTCCACTCCTAGCCCCAACCCACCTTGTTGAAATCAAAGGTCTCGAACATCTGCTCCACATACTGGCTGGCTGAGGGGCTCAGGTTCTTAAGACCGAAGAACTGCCGGAACTCGTAGAGGGTGAGCTGGCCCGAGGGGCACTCGGTCATAAACTTCTTGTACCACTGGTGGCATTCGGTGCTGCTTAGCTCCTCCACTGACTTGCCCTCCATCACGTTGCCCATGGCCCAGGCCAGCAGGAAGTTGGTGCCCAAGATGGACAGGTCCTGATCCCTTCTGTGCCCTGCAAGGGTGACTTGGCTTTCTGACACTGGGCCCGCCTCTCTCCCCGGCCTGGCCAAAAGACAGCCCGGTGAATTAGATGAGCAGGGAAATGATAAGAGTCAGAGGGCAGAGAGGACACCGAGATGGCCCACACACAAACCAGAGGATGCAAGAGGACTGGCGTTAAAAGTCCCCACGAAGTCCTTGCAGCAGGTGGGGACTGCTCCGTGGGGAGGAGCAGTGGAAATAGAACAAGCTTAGAAGCAGAGCCCCAGGATTACAGCCTGCAGCTGGGGGGGAGAGGATTTTCTTACCTAGTTTGCAAGCTGCTGATCCCTCTTACCAGGACCCAGTGGGTGGTGGCCAGGAGTTGCTCTGATCCTCTGACCTCTGTGCCCTTCCCTGCTTATCCCACTTCAAATGGGTTCACAGTGTTCGGGGACCCTGCCCTCAGACGTGGAACCTGGGTACGTGTAAGATGGACTGGCTCCACTTGCACAGCCAGGCCAGCTGTGGGGCCCGACAGGACTGCTGTGTACAGTTATCAGGCTGTGCACCACACTTGGCCGTTACAACTGAAGGACATAATCACaccctggacacacacacacacacacacacacacacacactcacgtcCTGTTCTGACCACTCATTTCCTGCCTCTTTCCCATCCTGACTCTGAGTCTGACcccctaattcttttttttttttcttttattattcatatgtgcatacaaggcttgggtcatttctcccccctgcccccacccctcccttaccacccactccaccccctccctctccccccaccccctcaatacccagcagacactattttgcccttatttctaattttgttgtagagagagtataagcaataataggaacaagggtttttgctggttgagataaggatagctatacagggcattgactcacattgatttcctgtgcgtgggtgttaccttctaggttaattctttttgatctaaccttttctctagttcctggtccccttttcctattggccttagttgcttttaaggtatctgctttagtttctctgcgttaagggcaacaaatgctagctaattttttaggtgtcttacctatcctcacccctcccttgtgtgctctcgcttttatcatgtgctcaaagtccaatccccttgttgtgtttgcccttgatctaatgtccacatatgagggagaacatacgatttttggtcttttgggccaggctaacctcactcagaatgatgttctccaattccatccatttaccagcgaatgataacatttcgttcttcatggctgcataaaattccattgtgtatagataccacattttcttaatccattcgtcagtgctggggcatcttggctgtttccataacttggctattgtgaatagcgctgcaataaacatgggtgtgcaggtgcctctgtaataacctgtgtcacagtcttttgggtacatccccaagagtggtattgctggatcaaatggtagatcgatgtccagctttttaagtagcctccaaatttttttccagagtggttgtactagtctacattcccaccaacagtgtaagagggttcctttttccccgcatcctcaccaacacctgttgttggtggtgttgctgatgatggctgttctaacaggggtgaggtggaatcttagcgtggttttaatttgcatttcctttattgctagagattgaCCCCCTAATTCTTACCAGGGACGTGGGGTGGGGGACATTGGTTGTGCTTCTGGTGccctgtgtgtgtgagttgttGAGAATGCAGGCGACAGGTGTTCCCTGTTGGTTCTGGAAAGCTCCCAGGACCAGCCTCAGGGCTGTCAGTGCTACACCACTGCTTCCTCTGCCGCCTTGTGAGATGTCCACAGACTTGCAGTTGTTCAGACACTCAGAGGTGGGGCGTGCAGGGGTTCCTTTAGGGACTGTTTGTTACAGCGGCTAACCTAAACCCATTCTGGCTGATACAAAGTCTGTATGGTTCCAATGCTGTGCCAAATTCTGTGTTTTTCTAGATGCATAAGGCCTACTGAGCCCTTCTCAGAAACCCTCCTGCCTTGGTCCCTTCCCAGAATGCAAGGCTTCAAGGAGGTTattgttctttttggttttatgagatagcatcttactatgtaacccagggtggcctcaaactcctgatcctcctacctctgcctcttgagtgctgagattacagctatgcaccactgtgcctggctcaagGAGAGGATTCTTTTACTCCCAtttgcagttctttttctttttctttttctttctttatgtttttatggtactggtgattgaacccagagcctcatatatgctaggcaagcattctactacttaagccacctgtttttgagacaggatcttgttatctttgcccaggctggcttcaaattctcaatcctccagtctctacctcctgagtagctgggattagcaTGTGTACCAACATGcctatttataattctttttcttcagagaacaCAAAGTATggaaaatttatacatatatgtttgtgtatatatgtaatacaaATGTGCTTATGGTTTTATACAATtatactatataaatatataatataagtaaatatatttatattatataattatactcTGATAGATAATATGTATCAGGGTACATATACCTATATTTCAGAACAGGCTAAGTTATGTTGCAAACACTGTAAAATCTGTGTGActtaaagtgaaataaatttaCTTCTAACTCACATTACTGACTGGGTGACTTGGAACAAGTAACAAACTCTCCGGTCCTTAGTTGCCTTTCttatgatctttttttaaaagatcttaTGATCTTTTAAAAGATCTTTTCTTATGATCTTTCTTTAAAAGAGTATAATAAACTGGGCactgggggctcatgcctataatcccaactacttgagaggctgagatggggaggattgtggtttgaggccagctggggcaagtaGATCGCCAAGTGAGGCTGCTCCTCTGGCCCTGCCCTACCTGGCATCTCCAATACGCCCAGGGTGTGGAGGGTGGTGCACTCAGGGCCGGCCTTCCTGCAGCTGGCCCTTCTCCCCACGGGTGGCATTCATGAAAGCCACTGGTTGCCCCTTTTTCAATTCCACAACTCATTTTGTCATTATTCTGAGCAAGTGGGCACGATGCCTGGGTCCCAAAGGGTTCAGAGCTAAGGATGGTCCTTAGAAgaccagagagaaagacagatgtGGCTCAAATTCACGCTGCAGTCCCTGTCATTTGTGGCACACACGATTCCTGTGATTGGGAGGGGACACCCAAAATGCTAACAGTGCTGATCTCTAGGCCATGGGATCACCCATGACTTTCAAGTTTTTGTAGTGGTTCATAACAAACCTGAGTTGTTCACATAATCAGAGGAgagtttttgaaaaagaaaccaaacaggAGTGTTTTGCTTCTCCTCTACCTAAAGGATGGATTTGGGGTGCACAGACGGGGATCCATGGCTTTGATCAGGTTCTCAGGACCCGCCGGGGAGGAAGGTGTTCTGATTCTC from Castor canadensis chromosome 8, mCasCan1.hap1v2, whole genome shotgun sequence carries:
- the Guca1a gene encoding guanylyl cyclase-activating protein 1, with the protein product MGNVMEGKSVEELSSTECHQWYKKFMTECPSGQLTLYEFRQFFGLKNLSPSASQYVEQMFETFDFNKDGYIDFMEYVAALSLVLKGKVEQKLRWYFKLYDVDGNGCIDREELLTIIRAIRTINPWSNPSMSAEEFTDTVFAKIDINGDGELSLEEFMEGVQKDQMLLDTLTRSLDLTRILRRLQNSELDEAGAGDGAAEAAG